A window of Reinekea marina contains these coding sequences:
- a CDS encoding NAD(P)-dependent alcohol dehydrogenase, which produces MQRKELTLKAVTYRKYGPSSVLKVEEIARPNTKPEHYEICVRAAEVTKADCELRSFNFPVKWFWLPLRLAIGVFKPRNSVLGGYFSGTISKASESDSRFKVGDAVFGNTGMGFGAYGEFLKVSANNTMVKIPKSLSFEQAAAVPLGGLNALHFLNIVQLKAGQHILIVGAGGSIGLFAVQIALAKGARVSVVDKASKKVMLLKLGVEEFIDYQQSDVYAHKTQFDVVFSMVAQAPILKSLKLVKPCGIFVTGNPSFSDMLLSVILPIITGKKVLFRFAKESEHELHALVELVNEGKLMPIIDSILPMEKAGFAHEKVELEQRNGAVVLSLNNLTEE; this is translated from the coding sequence ATGCAGAGGAAGGAACTTACCTTGAAAGCCGTGACTTATCGTAAATATGGACCCTCTTCGGTGCTAAAAGTTGAAGAGATCGCTCGGCCCAATACCAAACCTGAACATTATGAAATCTGCGTACGCGCCGCTGAAGTGACTAAAGCCGATTGTGAATTACGCAGCTTTAACTTTCCTGTTAAATGGTTTTGGTTGCCTTTGCGGTTGGCCATAGGTGTTTTTAAACCGCGAAACTCTGTACTAGGCGGCTATTTTTCAGGGACCATAAGCAAGGCTTCTGAATCAGATTCGCGTTTTAAAGTGGGGGATGCTGTTTTTGGTAATACCGGAATGGGCTTCGGTGCCTATGGTGAGTTTTTGAAAGTGTCGGCTAACAACACTATGGTCAAAATACCAAAAAGCTTGAGTTTCGAGCAGGCCGCCGCTGTGCCCTTAGGTGGTTTAAATGCGCTGCATTTTTTGAATATTGTGCAATTAAAAGCCGGTCAGCACATTTTAATCGTTGGCGCCGGCGGCAGTATTGGGTTATTTGCCGTGCAGATTGCCCTTGCAAAAGGTGCGCGGGTTTCTGTTGTCGATAAAGCGTCAAAAAAGGTCATGTTGCTGAAATTAGGCGTAGAAGAATTTATCGATTATCAGCAGAGTGACGTTTACGCACATAAAACGCAATTTGACGTTGTATTCAGCATGGTGGCACAAGCGCCTATTCTAAAAAGCCTTAAACTGGTAAAACCATGTGGAATCTTTGTAACAGGAAACCCATCATTTTCAGACATGCTGTTGTCGGTCATATTGCCAATTATAACTGGTAAGAAGGTGTTGTTCCGTTTTGCAAAAGAGTCAGAACATGAGTTGCATGCGTTAGTTGAATTAGTGAACGAAGGGAAATTAATGCCAATAATTGATTCTATATTACCGATGGAAAAGGCTGGATTCGCGCATGAGAAAGTTGAGTTAGAGCAAAGAAATGGTGCAGTTGTCTTATCGCTCAATAACCTTACCGAAGAGTAA
- the cysE gene encoding serine O-acetyltransferase, translated as MFARLKDDIQSVFDRDPAARSWLEVLLNYPGLHAILFHRLSHRLWGWNLKVLARWVSQFSRWLTGIEIHPGAKVGRRFFIDHGMGVVIGETAEIGDDVTIYQGVTLGGTSWSKGKRHPTLEDGVIVGAGAKVLGPFTVGRNARVGSNAVVTKEVPENATVVGIPGRIVRQDGEKVSLLNDKQKEMAQKIGFDAYGGADMPDITAHAIKALLDHVQAQDERINNMCGAIKKMDKNFKSNGDLEINCDDFVSIEEADKS; from the coding sequence ATGTTCGCCAGATTAAAAGATGATATCCAAAGTGTGTTTGATCGAGACCCTGCCGCGCGAAGCTGGTTAGAAGTCTTGCTAAATTATCCAGGGTTACACGCCATATTGTTTCATCGGTTGTCTCACCGTTTGTGGGGATGGAACTTAAAAGTGTTAGCGCGTTGGGTGTCTCAGTTTAGCCGCTGGCTAACCGGCATAGAAATACACCCAGGCGCCAAGGTTGGGCGTCGGTTTTTTATTGATCACGGCATGGGTGTGGTCATTGGAGAAACGGCCGAAATTGGTGATGATGTCACGATTTATCAAGGCGTGACATTAGGGGGGACCAGTTGGAGTAAAGGGAAGCGCCACCCAACCTTAGAAGACGGCGTCATTGTCGGTGCCGGTGCGAAGGTGCTAGGTCCATTCACCGTGGGCAGAAATGCCCGCGTTGGTTCAAATGCTGTTGTTACAAAAGAAGTGCCAGAGAATGCGACGGTCGTCGGGATTCCAGGGCGAATCGTCAGACAAGATGGTGAGAAAGTATCGCTATTGAACGATAAGCAAAAAGAAATGGCACAAAAAATCGGTTTTGATGCCTATGGTGGTGCGGATATGCCCGATATTACAGCGCACGCAATTAAAGCCCTATTAGACCATGTTCAAGCACAAGATGAACGGATCAACAATATGTGCGGGGCCATCAAAAAAATGGATAAAAACTTTAAATCTAACGGCGATTTAGAAATAAATTGTGACGATTTTGTCTCCATTGAAGAGGCCGACAAAAGCTAA
- a CDS encoding alpha/beta hydrolase, with translation MFLTFLILVCVALFVLGPRPKVDLTTPIKPGRFGANLYSSYSETEKLKKIQAQLAEIENFFPAVPKGAEKAIIFNNEHQPTKTDYCVLYLHGFSATRQEITPVPENIAKHFNANYHATRITGHGLTGDELAKATPYDWMYDALEAWQIAEQLGKKVIIICTSTGGTLATWLSQQPQTQGKLASLVMISPNFGPKHWAMPLFQMPWSRYWIPLISKGVHSWEPSNEAGATYWTYSYPTSIVHDMNAFVKAVCKSKVEQINAPTLFIYSDHDVIVNSRKTDEVARRWGAEVKHRIAVPARANDNNHVITGDIVNPASTDMIHGEIASFLARHVIKH, from the coding sequence TTGTTTCTCACTTTTTTGATATTGGTGTGTGTCGCACTTTTTGTTTTGGGTCCTCGACCAAAAGTTGACCTAACCACTCCCATCAAGCCAGGTCGTTTTGGTGCTAACCTTTACAGCTCTTATTCAGAAACCGAAAAGCTTAAGAAAATTCAGGCGCAACTTGCCGAAATTGAAAATTTTTTCCCAGCTGTACCAAAAGGGGCGGAAAAAGCGATTATTTTCAATAACGAACATCAGCCAACGAAGACAGACTATTGTGTTTTATACCTACACGGTTTCTCGGCTACTCGACAAGAAATTACCCCGGTTCCTGAAAATATTGCCAAGCACTTTAATGCTAACTACCACGCAACTCGGATAACGGGTCATGGGTTAACCGGAGATGAACTAGCCAAGGCAACCCCATACGACTGGATGTACGATGCCCTAGAAGCTTGGCAAATTGCGGAGCAGTTAGGTAAAAAGGTCATCATTATTTGTACCTCAACCGGTGGCACCTTGGCAACGTGGCTGTCGCAACAACCGCAGACGCAAGGAAAGCTGGCTTCTCTGGTCATGATATCGCCAAATTTCGGACCCAAACATTGGGCCATGCCATTGTTTCAAATGCCTTGGTCTCGTTACTGGATACCCTTAATTAGTAAGGGCGTTCACAGTTGGGAGCCTAGCAATGAAGCGGGCGCTACCTATTGGACATACTCATACCCGACTTCGATCGTGCACGATATGAATGCCTTTGTGAAAGCCGTTTGTAAAAGCAAGGTTGAGCAAATTAACGCGCCGACGTTATTCATTTATTCTGATCATGATGTGATTGTGAACTCTCGTAAAACCGATGAAGTGGCGCGCCGTTGGGGAGCAGAGGTGAAACACCGAATTGCTGTACCTGCGCGTGCGAATGATAACAACCACGTAATTACAGGTGATATAGTGAATCCAGCCTCGACGGATATGATTCACGGTGAAATAGCTTCATTTTTAGCGCGCCATGTGATCAAACATTAA
- a CDS encoding patatin-like phospholipase family protein, producing MQPLHVYAGQHALKHIQNHGLKPADISAILGASGGPKWFVLTHLDRYIAQEWLPNIPHQVELIGSSIGAWRMSAYANPNPVDAIAKLEQGYLHQDYSDNADAREITHHIHALLDSFIDESLSHNQSSRKLNIVAAISRGMTKHEQTHIQAAAFAGVALANMISRKTLPLWFERVIFQSTGAQLPIEKWDQFKTHQVPLRADNIRQALHATGSIPVVIEGVKNPAHAPIGMYRDGGMVDYHFDLPIKPQNGLVLYPHFAPLLKPGWFDKALPWRHVNADNYSHTVVVCPSAEFIAQLPNQKIPDRNDFKKHRTSERIEVWKEVIEKNKMLADAFHNMVNSPNFADTVKPITEFI from the coding sequence ATGCAACCGCTTCACGTTTATGCTGGTCAGCACGCACTTAAACACATTCAAAATCATGGCTTGAAGCCTGCGGATATTTCAGCAATTTTAGGTGCTTCTGGCGGTCCCAAATGGTTTGTATTGACCCACCTAGATCGTTATATCGCTCAAGAATGGCTTCCAAATATTCCCCATCAAGTTGAACTGATTGGCAGCTCAATTGGCGCTTGGCGCATGAGTGCCTATGCGAACCCTAACCCAGTTGATGCGATTGCCAAACTAGAGCAAGGCTATTTGCATCAAGACTATAGCGATAATGCCGATGCTCGAGAAATTACGCATCACATTCACGCGCTGCTCGATTCATTCATCGATGAAAGTTTATCTCACAATCAGAGTTCACGAAAATTAAACATTGTGGCGGCTATTTCACGCGGAATGACAAAGCACGAACAAACCCACATCCAAGCCGCGGCGTTTGCTGGCGTTGCTCTGGCCAATATGATCTCACGTAAAACGCTGCCTCTTTGGTTTGAGCGAGTTATTTTTCAATCAACCGGTGCGCAACTTCCGATTGAAAAATGGGATCAATTTAAAACACATCAGGTGCCGCTTCGTGCCGATAATATTCGTCAAGCATTGCACGCAACAGGTTCTATTCCAGTTGTTATTGAGGGCGTAAAAAACCCGGCACATGCCCCAATAGGTATGTATCGTGATGGCGGAATGGTTGATTATCACTTCGACTTACCGATAAAACCCCAAAATGGTTTAGTACTTTACCCTCACTTTGCGCCTTTATTGAAACCCGGTTGGTTTGATAAAGCCTTACCTTGGCGACATGTAAATGCAGACAATTACTCTCACACTGTTGTGGTTTGTCCAAGCGCTGAGTTTATTGCGCAACTGCCCAATCAAAAAATACCTGACCGCAATGATTTTAAGAAACACAGAACTTCGGAGCGAATTGAGGTTTGGAAGGAAGTGATTGAAAAAAATAAAATGTTGGCTGACGCTTTCCATAATATGGTAAATTCGCCAAACTTTGCCGACACAGTAAAACCCATAACGGAATTTATTTAG
- a CDS encoding oxidoreductase — MSNQAKVALVTGASSGMGKDFAKALLDEGYVVYTAARRLEQMDDLQKLGAIAVKMDITKEEEIQNLVSQIETHHGAVDVLVNNAGFGLYGAMEDTSIEDARYQFEVNIFGLARLTQLLLPKMRDQKTGRIINISSMGGKMYTPLGSWYHATKHALEGWSDCLRIELAPFGIDVVIIEPGAIVTEFGDVVLEPMLKRSGQSAYSEMAQAMANATRESYQNGKGSPVSVITKLLVKAVRAKKPKTRYVGGLYAKPILFIRRIVSDKVFDRIVAAMVK; from the coding sequence ATGTCAAACCAAGCTAAAGTGGCCCTTGTAACCGGTGCGTCATCTGGTATGGGTAAAGATTTTGCGAAAGCTTTGCTCGATGAGGGTTATGTTGTTTACACAGCCGCGAGACGCTTAGAGCAAATGGATGATTTGCAGAAACTGGGCGCCATTGCGGTAAAAATGGACATTACCAAAGAAGAAGAGATTCAAAACCTTGTCAGCCAAATTGAAACACATCATGGCGCGGTGGATGTCTTGGTTAATAATGCTGGCTTTGGTTTATATGGTGCAATGGAAGATACCAGCATCGAAGATGCTCGCTATCAGTTCGAAGTTAATATTTTTGGTTTGGCGCGTCTGACACAATTGTTACTTCCAAAAATGCGTGATCAAAAAACTGGGCGCATTATTAATATTTCCTCAATGGGCGGTAAAATGTATACCCCATTAGGCAGTTGGTACCATGCAACGAAACACGCCTTGGAAGGTTGGTCCGATTGTTTGCGCATAGAGTTGGCACCTTTTGGCATTGATGTTGTAATTATAGAGCCTGGTGCCATTGTCACTGAATTTGGCGATGTAGTACTCGAACCCATGTTGAAGCGATCAGGGCAATCAGCTTATTCTGAAATGGCGCAGGCAATGGCTAACGCCACTCGGGAGTCTTATCAAAATGGAAAAGGCTCGCCCGTATCAGTTATTACCAAACTTTTGGTCAAAGCCGTACGTGCTAAGAAACCTAAAACACGTTATGTCGGTGGTTTGTATGCGAAACCTATTTTGTTTATTCGTCGTATTGTGAGTGATAAGGTTTTTGATCGTATTGTTGCAGCGATGGTGAAATAG
- a CDS encoding inositol monophosphatase family protein encodes MQPIVSIALRAAQSAADKINYTIENIDKLMDEGDSREDVLKKAFEDAAWRARKAIRNAHTKHHIDSPQIGMEESREWDGQSKWVVDVASGINNIKAGYPGFLVNVSLYTKDKIDVAAIVDPMSEDFMTAQRGRGVQANERRVRAVYAPIANATASLQTADIDLITQWHSRTSELRMTGCGLLNFVHLAAGKTNVAVAQNLSPADMATAMLIAQESGALTGNATGAPVKMDSGELMAAAPRLFKHIVASNMA; translated from the coding sequence ATGCAACCAATCGTTAGTATTGCGCTACGTGCAGCTCAAAGTGCAGCAGATAAGATTAACTATACCATTGAAAATATCGACAAATTAATGGATGAAGGTGACAGCCGCGAGGACGTACTCAAAAAAGCATTCGAAGATGCGGCATGGCGCGCTCGTAAAGCTATTCGAAATGCTCACACCAAACATCATATTGACTCCCCTCAAATTGGCATGGAAGAAAGCCGAGAATGGGATGGACAATCAAAGTGGGTTGTCGATGTCGCCTCTGGCATAAACAATATAAAAGCTGGCTACCCTGGCTTTTTAGTCAATGTTTCACTTTATACCAAAGACAAAATCGACGTTGCCGCGATTGTAGACCCTATGTCAGAAGACTTTATGACAGCGCAACGAGGACGCGGCGTACAAGCCAATGAGCGACGTGTAAGAGCCGTTTATGCACCCATTGCTAACGCAACCGCTTCTTTGCAAACTGCCGATATTGACCTAATTACACAATGGCATAGCCGAACTTCAGAATTACGAATGACGGGTTGTGGTTTATTGAACTTTGTTCATCTGGCTGCCGGCAAAACCAATGTAGCAGTAGCACAAAACTTATCGCCTGCTGATATGGCAACTGCGATGCTTATTGCTCAAGAATCTGGCGCATTAACCGGCAATGCAACTGGCGCGCCGGTCAAAATGGACAGTGGCGAGCTGATGGCTGCAGCACCACGATTGTTTAAACACATCGTTGCCAGCAACATGGCTTAA
- a CDS encoding MBL fold metallo-hydrolase — protein sequence MSTNTRIKTFFDKQTFTYTHLVFDAQSKEAAIIDSVLDFDAKSGRTHTEAADAVIEFVKSEGLTVKWILETHVHADHLSAAPYLKEKLGGQIGIGSKINQVQHVFKDIFNAEPEFKADGSEFDVVFDDEETFKIGQLTVKVLHTPGHTPACVSYVVEDEHAFVGDTLFMPDQGTARCDFPGGDANVLFNSVKRLLSLDDSTKLYMCHDYGPNGRDYKYLTTVKEQREENIHVKDAIAEEEFVKMRTERDATLGMPMLILPSVQVNMRAGEMPPAENNGTRYLKIPLNVF from the coding sequence ATGAGTACCAATACACGCATTAAGACCTTTTTTGATAAGCAGACCTTTACTTACACTCACTTAGTGTTTGATGCACAAAGTAAAGAGGCCGCAATTATAGACTCCGTTCTAGATTTTGACGCTAAATCAGGCCGAACGCATACAGAAGCTGCAGATGCCGTGATTGAATTCGTAAAGTCTGAAGGTTTAACCGTTAAATGGATTCTAGAAACACATGTCCACGCAGACCACTTGTCTGCTGCACCCTATCTAAAAGAGAAATTGGGTGGTCAAATTGGTATTGGCAGTAAAATTAATCAAGTTCAGCATGTATTTAAAGACATATTTAATGCAGAGCCTGAATTTAAAGCCGATGGCTCTGAATTTGACGTAGTTTTCGATGACGAAGAAACCTTTAAGATCGGCCAATTAACGGTAAAAGTGCTTCATACGCCTGGGCATACCCCTGCCTGCGTATCTTATGTGGTAGAAGATGAACATGCATTTGTGGGTGATACCCTATTTATGCCAGATCAAGGCACCGCACGTTGCGATTTCCCAGGTGGCGATGCTAATGTTTTGTTTAATTCTGTAAAACGCCTGTTAAGTTTAGACGATTCAACTAAGCTCTATATGTGTCATGATTATGGCCCGAATGGACGTGACTATAAGTATTTAACGACCGTAAAAGAGCAGCGAGAAGAAAACATTCATGTAAAAGACGCCATTGCAGAAGAAGAGTTTGTTAAGATGCGAACCGAAAGAGACGCGACCTTAGGAATGCCAATGCTGATACTTCCTTCGGTTCAAGTCAATATGAGGGCTGGTGAAATGCCACCTGCCGAAAATAATGGAACTCGATACCTTAAAATTCCATTAAATGTATTTTAA
- a CDS encoding aldose epimerase family protein, translating to MVATISEQTLGTLATGEEVKQFILRNASGAEAKFCNLGAAWVGFKLTHDSENLVLGCDTLEAFINQGASLGATIGRFANRIKGGQFSIDNQTVSVSQNMANDHIHGGFEGYSKKIWQSHIALVNEHPTLTFRYLSADGEEGFPGQLDVAVTVTLTDSNSVSFEYTAQPHARTVVNLTNHVYFNLQGAQSGNLNDHEFKINASHYVEADSTGMPTGSINTVAGTALDLTQWKNIATELNDQQDPTIARAHGYDHCYCLDNNGEQSSVAFARAEGIQLTCTTTLPGVQFYTGNFLGNTPINDSQVYKTHGAFCFEPGYWPDSPNHAHFPDCTFDNSHPYSAIIEYRFTQL from the coding sequence ATGGTCGCAACGATCTCTGAGCAAACGTTAGGAACTTTGGCTACTGGCGAAGAAGTTAAACAATTTATATTGCGAAATGCATCGGGTGCTGAGGCAAAATTTTGTAACTTAGGCGCCGCTTGGGTAGGATTCAAACTAACACACGACAGTGAAAACCTAGTGCTTGGATGCGATACACTTGAAGCCTTCATTAATCAGGGGGCCTCGCTTGGTGCCACTATTGGTCGGTTTGCCAATCGAATAAAAGGCGGCCAATTTTCGATCGACAATCAAACGGTCTCTGTCTCTCAAAATATGGCCAATGATCATATTCACGGCGGTTTTGAAGGTTATTCAAAAAAGATCTGGCAAAGTCATATTGCATTGGTTAATGAGCACCCAACATTGACGTTTCGTTATTTATCTGCCGACGGCGAAGAAGGTTTTCCGGGGCAACTTGATGTCGCCGTGACTGTCACTTTAACAGACAGCAATTCGGTGAGTTTTGAATACACGGCACAACCTCACGCCCGCACCGTGGTGAATTTAACAAACCACGTATACTTCAATTTACAAGGCGCGCAATCTGGGAACTTAAATGATCATGAGTTTAAGATTAACGCATCACACTATGTTGAAGCGGACTCGACAGGCATGCCAACGGGTTCTATTAATACGGTAGCTGGAACAGCATTGGATTTAACACAATGGAAAAATATCGCTACTGAACTTAACGACCAACAAGACCCTACTATCGCGCGCGCGCATGGTTATGACCACTGTTATTGCTTAGACAACAACGGTGAACAAAGTTCCGTCGCGTTTGCACGAGCCGAGGGTATTCAATTAACTTGTACAACGACCCTACCCGGCGTTCAATTTTATACTGGGAACTTTTTAGGCAACACGCCCATTAATGACTCCCAAGTTTATAAAACACATGGCGCATTTTGTTTTGAACCGGGATATTGGCCTGATTCGCCAAATCACGCACACTTTCCAGATTGTACGTTTGACAATTCCCATCCTTATAGCGCTATAATCGAGTACCGTTTTACTCAACTGTGA
- a CDS encoding rhodanese-related sulfurtransferase — MKKIVVSALYHFVEVKQPERLRAPLLAFLEKNQIRGTLILAKEGINGTVSGTRESIDALYQWFANTPEFVDIKSKESFHDEQPFYRTKVKIKKEIVTMGVENIDPKKVVGTYVKPTQWNELISDPEVVLVDTRNDYEYDIGTFEGAVNPNTQSFREFPEYVKENLDPTKHKKVAMFCTGGIRCEKSTAYLKEQGFDEVYHLEGGILKYLEEVKAEESKWQGDCFVFDNRVAVGHELKVGEYELCHACRKPLSVEERQHEHYEHGVSCHHCFDKVSEKQRARFKEREKQMRLAQERGELHLGTEAKQTIVKRRRSKIAERLAQRELDTQKS; from the coding sequence ATGAAAAAGATCGTTGTTTCAGCGCTTTACCACTTTGTGGAAGTTAAGCAGCCTGAGCGCCTACGTGCGCCATTGTTAGCATTTCTAGAAAAAAACCAAATTCGCGGTACCTTAATTTTAGCCAAAGAAGGCATTAATGGAACCGTTTCAGGCACGCGAGAGAGTATTGATGCTCTATACCAGTGGTTTGCAAACACACCAGAATTTGTCGACATTAAATCGAAAGAATCGTTTCACGATGAGCAGCCCTTTTACCGCACCAAGGTAAAAATAAAAAAAGAAATCGTGACCATGGGTGTTGAAAACATTGACCCGAAAAAAGTAGTCGGTACCTATGTCAAACCAACTCAATGGAATGAATTAATCTCTGATCCTGAAGTTGTCTTGGTCGATACTCGCAATGACTACGAATATGATATCGGCACGTTTGAAGGGGCGGTGAACCCCAACACACAGTCGTTTCGTGAATTTCCTGAATACGTGAAAGAAAATTTAGACCCCACAAAACATAAAAAGGTCGCAATGTTTTGCACGGGCGGTATTCGATGTGAAAAATCGACGGCCTATTTGAAAGAACAAGGCTTCGATGAGGTATACCACCTTGAAGGTGGTATTTTGAAATATTTAGAAGAAGTCAAAGCAGAAGAATCAAAATGGCAAGGCGATTGTTTTGTGTTTGATAATCGCGTTGCGGTGGGTCACGAACTTAAAGTGGGTGAATACGAGTTATGCCATGCGTGTCGTAAACCGTTATCAGTAGAAGAACGGCAGCACGAACATTATGAACATGGCGTGAGTTGTCATCATTGTTTCGATAAAGTATCCGAAAAACAGCGAGCACGTTTTAAAGAGCGTGAAAAGCAAATGCGATTGGCTCAAGAGCGTGGTGAGCTACACCTTGGCACTGAAGCTAAACAAACCATTGTAAAGCGTCGTAGATCAAAAATAGCCGAACGATTAGCGCAACGTGAGCTAGATACTCAAAAATCTTGA
- a CDS encoding AraC family transcriptional regulator, producing MKQASRFQLQAGWNVIISDIGQNSTEVARLAGLPEDLFQRSDATLTAQEYFNLFSALETLAGVNDLPLKLGQVISVESFDAAVFACLCSPNLKTAMQRLALYKRLIGPMLLSQTSFDNFIEYQVECYGYDGALPVSIAAVEVVFFVKLARIATRRELVPLAVTLPSLPSGIEEYSEFIGVVPKLGQGVSIRFSMEDLERPFLTQNLKMWTYFEPELQQRLSLLDKEASMAAKVRGVLLELLPSGESTIENVLSRLALSKRSLQRKLSEEGITFKAVLQKTRQDLARHYLRDERLSLAEISFLLGFTDANSFVRAFSDWEGISPGKVRKNNSR from the coding sequence GTGAAGCAAGCAAGCCGGTTTCAGTTGCAAGCAGGGTGGAATGTGATTATCAGTGATATCGGGCAAAATTCTACAGAAGTGGCGCGCCTAGCTGGTTTGCCCGAAGATCTATTTCAGCGCAGTGATGCAACCTTAACCGCTCAAGAGTATTTTAATTTATTTTCAGCGCTGGAAACATTGGCTGGGGTCAACGATCTACCATTAAAGCTTGGCCAAGTCATTTCGGTTGAATCGTTCGATGCTGCTGTTTTTGCTTGCTTGTGTTCACCTAATTTAAAAACAGCCATGCAACGCTTAGCGCTCTATAAGCGCTTAATTGGTCCTATGTTATTGTCGCAAACCAGCTTCGATAACTTTATAGAGTATCAGGTTGAGTGTTATGGCTATGACGGTGCTTTGCCAGTTTCAATAGCAGCAGTCGAAGTTGTGTTTTTCGTAAAGCTGGCGAGGATAGCCACGCGGCGTGAGCTAGTGCCATTAGCCGTCACGCTACCCAGCTTGCCTTCAGGAATAGAAGAGTACAGCGAATTTATTGGAGTTGTGCCTAAGCTTGGGCAAGGTGTAAGTATTAGGTTTTCAATGGAAGATTTAGAGCGGCCTTTCCTCACACAGAATTTAAAGATGTGGACCTACTTTGAACCTGAGTTGCAACAACGATTATCTCTATTGGATAAAGAAGCCTCCATGGCTGCAAAAGTCAGAGGAGTTCTATTAGAGTTGCTGCCCAGTGGTGAAAGCACTATCGAAAACGTGCTGTCTCGCTTGGCGTTAAGCAAACGCAGTTTGCAACGAAAATTATCGGAAGAAGGCATTACGTTTAAGGCTGTTTTGCAGAAAACCCGTCAAGATTTAGCTCGTCATTATCTTAGGGATGAGCGATTGTCACTCGCTGAAATTTCATTCTTACTTGGGTTTACAGATGCGAATTCGTTTGTTAGAGCGTTTAGTGATTGGGAAGGCATTTCACCAGGAAAGGTGCGAAAAAATAATAGTCGTTAA
- a CDS encoding RNA methyltransferase: MQFDHIKIVMVNTSHAGNIGSAARAMKTMGFKHLVLVEPKEFPSQEATTLAAGAGDVLENAQVVNTLQEAVADCALVVGASARSRSLPWPLVNPREMAHQVLALPSSEKTAVVVGRERSGLTNEELAICQCHVHIPSNPEYSSLNVASAVQVLCYELVMSSVSLEARDKPAFGVEWDQKPANSGQLESLFDHWQKTLVDIDFLDPNNPRTLMSKIRRLVLRAQPDEVEANILRGMLSQVDKTIRKS, translated from the coding sequence TTGCAGTTTGATCATATAAAAATCGTCATGGTAAATACCTCGCATGCAGGCAATATTGGTTCCGCTGCTCGAGCCATGAAAACCATGGGGTTTAAACACCTTGTATTGGTAGAGCCTAAAGAGTTCCCCTCACAAGAGGCTACCACTTTAGCTGCGGGCGCAGGCGATGTTTTAGAGAACGCCCAGGTAGTGAATACATTGCAAGAGGCCGTCGCCGATTGCGCATTGGTGGTGGGTGCTTCGGCACGTTCAAGAAGCTTGCCTTGGCCATTGGTTAACCCTCGGGAAATGGCACATCAGGTGCTTGCCTTACCTAGCAGTGAAAAAACTGCAGTTGTCGTAGGGCGCGAGCGCAGTGGTTTAACCAATGAAGAGCTAGCGATATGCCAATGCCATGTGCATATACCTTCTAACCCTGAATACAGTTCTTTAAATGTTGCCAGTGCCGTTCAGGTGTTGTGTTATGAGTTGGTGATGTCTTCGGTCAGTTTAGAAGCAAGAGATAAGCCTGCATTTGGTGTTGAGTGGGATCAAAAGCCAGCAAACAGTGGCCAGTTAGAGAGTTTATTTGATCATTGGCAAAAAACGTTGGTTGATATTGATTTCCTAGACCCCAATAACCCCAGAACATTAATGAGTAAAATTCGCCGCTTAGTCTTAAGAGCGCAGCCAGATGAGGTCGAAGCCAATATTCTGCGTGGCATGTTAAGTCAAGTCGATAAGACCATAAGGAAGTCTTAG
- a CDS encoding DUF1289 domain-containing protein: MASTEIASPCIRNCCLNEQDICVGCFRSLDEIKHWHKATRDEKQLILTTADTRKKQSPYKG, translated from the coding sequence ATGGCCTCAACGGAAATCGCTTCACCCTGTATTCGAAATTGCTGTTTAAACGAGCAAGATATTTGCGTGGGGTGTTTTCGATCACTGGATGAAATCAAACATTGGCATAAAGCCACTCGTGATGAAAAGCAACTCATTCTAACCACCGCTGATACTCGAAAAAAACAGTCGCCTTATAAAGGTTAA